In one window of Halomarina pelagica DNA:
- a CDS encoding DUF7718 family protein, whose product MYSFESIDLGTYRGDDYFLLGFVEPEPFEGEDYDPDEDAENYGVTLVREGTYPLEENVEIVRMDTAHGRPHMDLVYLPDDADEDRKVWLEDGYTYERMKRYLLVHWETFADRYIRYNE is encoded by the coding sequence ATGTATAGTTTCGAATCGATCGACCTCGGTACGTACCGTGGTGACGACTACTTCTTGCTGGGCTTCGTCGAGCCCGAACCGTTCGAGGGCGAAGACTACGACCCCGACGAAGACGCGGAAAACTACGGTGTCACGTTGGTGCGAGAGGGGACGTACCCTCTCGAGGAGAACGTCGAGATCGTCCGTATGGACACCGCGCACGGACGACCGCACATGGATCTGGTCTATCTCCCGGACGACGCCGACGAGGATCGAAAGGTCTGGCTCGAGGACGGGTACACGTACGAACGGATGAAGCGATACCTCCTGGTGCACTGGGAGACGTTCGCTGATCGCTACATCCGGTACAACGAGTAG